GACCGCCGTCGTGTCGCCATCGGCGTCGTCGGCGCGATCATCGGTCTGGGGCTGGTCCTGCTGGGGATCAACACGACCTTGTGGGTCGGCGTCGCCGGCTTCGTGATCATCGTCGCCGCGGTCGCCTACGCCCTCACCCCGTCGCGGCAGACGCCCGAACTCGGTGTCGTCGGGGACAACGGCTCGGTGAACAAGCCCGCCCAGACCGGATCGAGCGGCAAATCCAAGACCAGACCACCCTTCGGTCGCAGTCAGGGCAACCCCGCCAAGACGCAGCGATCGGGCACCTTTATGGAGCGGATGGAGCAGCGCTGGGAGGAGCGCCGCCGTCAGGGCTGATAGCCGGCACCCGACCAGCGCATGACGAAGGGGGCGGGTCACCGCCCCCTTCGTCGTGTCCTGACCTGGGGTCGGTCAGTGCAGCAGGATCCCGATCGTCCAGCTGATCGCGATGGCCAGCGCGGTCGTCAGCTCGATGCCCATGCTGTGCAGGACGCCGCGCAGGGCCGACTTCGTCGCCGACCATGCCCGGTCGAGCTCGCGGAACCGCAGGTACTCCGCCGTGAAGACCCCGGCGACGAAGCCGATCGGCAGGCCGAGCAGGGGGATGACGAAGAGGCCGACGATCGCGCCGAAGACGCCGAGGACCAGGGTCATGCCGCCGACCCCGTCCCGCCTCATCCGGCGCCCGGGGATGAGCAGCTGCAGGCTCACCCCGATCAGGTACAGCACGAGGGCCACCCCGAAGGTGGCCCACGCGAGGGTGCCGCCGGTGTCGACGGCCCAGAGCAGGACCGCGCTGACGCACAGCAGGAGCCCGGGCAGAACCGGCAGCACGATCCCGAGGACCCCGACGACGAAGATCGCGACAGCGACCAGCAGGCCGAAGCCGATCGGGTCGTGGGCGGTCTGGGCCGCCAGGGTCAGCACGAGTCGTTACGGCGCAGCGTCAGAGCTCGTCGACCGGCGCCGA
The DNA window shown above is from Janibacter sp. A1S7 and carries:
- a CDS encoding DUF456 domain-containing protein; amino-acid sequence: MLTLAAQTAHDPIGFGLLVAVAIFVVGVLGIVLPVLPGLLLCVSAVLLWAVDTGGTLAWATFGVALVLYLIGVSLQLLIPGRRMRRDGVGGMTLVLGVFGAIVGLFVIPLLGLPIGFVAGVFTAEYLRFRELDRAWSATKSALRGVLHSMGIELTTALAIAISWTIGILLH
- a CDS encoding DUF3040 domain-containing protein; translated protein: MALSERERQMLEEMEEAIRAEDPRFASQMKGRRSGPGGTDRRRVAIGVVGAIIGLGLVLLGINTTLWVGVAGFVIIVAAVAYALTPSRQTPELGVVGDNGSVNKPAQTGSSGKSKTRPPFGRSQGNPAKTQRSGTFMERMEQRWEERRRQG